The Liquorilactobacillus nagelii DSM 13675 DNA window ATCGTTAATTGGACAGCTATTACCAGCTGTGGCCGTTCCATTGGCTGAAAACGCTGGTTTTAATTTTGCTAGTTTTTCAAGTGAAGTATCAAAACGGACAGTTTGATCTAAACAAATATTTTTAGTTGTTGATTGATAAGGAATGATTTCTGGTTGTAATTTACCAGAAATAATTGCTTGCATAGCCTTCCGATGACTGCTTAGCGCGTATTGATTCTGAGCTAAGCGAGAGATTTTCTTTTTCTTGGCAGTTAAATCGGCAATTATTCCCATATCTAAATCACTAAAGCCGTCAGGTGTCATTCTAAATCTTTTAATGGGTCGCTTTGAATTAGCATCAAGTACAATGTTGGCTGTTGAAGTACTCTCAACACCGCCAGTACAGATCAAGCTGGCATCTTTTACTTTAATTAGATTAGCGGCAGTAATGATAGCTGCTAGACTGGAACCGCATTGACAATCAATCGTTTGTGCGGGTATAGTACTTACAAATCCAGCTTGTAAGGCACAGCGACGTGCTAAATTGCCCCCTTGATTAGTGACATTTCCCAAAATAACTTGATTTATTTCAGCTTGTTTAATTTGAGGAATCGCTGCAAATTGTTGGATGATCAAGTTTTGATAGAGCTGTTCTGGCATAATTTCTTGATAAACGCCATTAATTTTACCAATTGGTAAACGTGTTGCGGCAACAATGCCAACTGGAGAGTTAAATTTCATCGTATTCACCATTCCTATAAGCCTGAGCTAATTGAGATCTTGAAATTTTTAGATTGCTCGTTAGTGGAATTTCATTAGTTACTAAATAAATATTGGGACATTTGAATTTTTCCAATCGCTGGGCTAATTTTTTTTGGAGCTGCTTTTTAGTAATTGGCTTGATCATTAAAAGAGCAATTTTTTGCCCATAAACTTGGTACTCTACTCCAAAAGCAAAGCACTTCTGGCAAAGATCACTGGCGGCAGTTTCAATTTCCAGTGGGTCAACTTTATTTCCGCCATGATCAATCAAATCAGCTTTTCTTCCTAGTAAAAACAAGTGATTTTTTTTCAAAAAGCCTAAATCATCTGTAACCCAATTTTTTGGAGGAGTTTGAGCTAAATAACCG harbors:
- a CDS encoding AMP-binding enzyme, which produces MFLLGRKADLIDHGGNKVDPLEIETAASDLCQKCFAFGVEYQVYGQKIALLMIKPITKKQLQKKLAQRLEKFKCPNIYLVTNEIPLTSNLKISRSQLAQAYRNGEYDEI
- a CDS encoding acetyl-CoA C-acyltransferase; this translates as MKFNSPVGIVAATRLPIGKINGVYQEIMPEQLYQNLIIQQFAAIPQIKQAEINQVILGNVTNQGGNLARRCALQAGFVSTIPAQTIDCQCGSSLAAIITAANLIKVKDASLICTGGVESTSTANIVLDANSKRPIKRFRMTPDGFSDLDMGIIADLTAKKKKISRLAQNQYALSSHRKAMQAIISGKLQPEIIPYQSTTKNICLDQTVRFDTSLEKLAKLKPAFSANGTATAGNSCPINDGAASVILAQPTLPLEFQGLYLGQITVALDPEAFLFGPIKATEKLLKKFSLQVSEITAIELNEAFAVQALLFKNHFNLTDAKLNAFGGALAFGHPYGATGEILIARLLNRLNLINRPCLGIATLCVAGGMGISLLIGNKWWKNAINFISGGIME